The genomic interval AGAAAGTGTAGTCATGGAAGTTATCTGTACTGAGCTGACCTGGGAAAAGAGTAACGTGAAGAGTGTAACAGTTGGAGGTGCCTATGAGAAGAGCAAGAATAGTGAAAAGTTGGGGGAAGTAAAGAGAGGTGGCAGCAAAACCAAGAGGTTGTGACTGAGAGTtgagtttaaaattaaaaacacccacaaaaaaagggaggagggagggaggggattAGAATCTATTAAAGAAGTATTTAAAGAAAGACTCAGTGTGGAGTGCTACATATTTGGGAGATGAAGGAGAACGTGGTGATGAGGAAGATAGTGTTTCAGtatgttttgttcttctgtcaGTATCAACATTTGTAGcaaagtgagaaagaaatgacTATTGTTAGGAAAACTGAGGAGGAGCTTCGGTCTCCCAGCACGTGTTCTTGGGGCACAGAGGTGGGGTCCAAACGTTCATGTagagcagctgagcaggagctgcttAGTCTGACAGTTATAAACACTGTGATAGGAAAATCATtacatcttttcattttgcatttcataGGTCTAGCTTTTTGCACAGGTAGGAGTCTGAAATGAAAACCCTTTCCCAGTGCCTTCAGGAATACACCCTGAGTAGTCAACAGTTCCCTGTGGCACTGTGCCCAAAATATGTGGTGTGCTTGTTTCTGGTGAGCTGGTTGCTCCACGGGTGAAGTCATTTAGAACCTTGCAGAATAAAGAAATGACAATTCAGTATTACAATTTATATCATTTCATATTGAAATCAATGTTTTCATTGTCTATAAAATGCAGAACGAAGAAAACGTAGACCCACCTCAGACCTACAGCTCTTCCCTCTCGACACCAGAATACTCTGCACCTGTGGACTCCTCCCTTTTGTACACACCGTGGTCTGTGTGCGGAGATGACAGCAAGCAGCCCGCTGCTCCTCAGCTGAATGTGAAATCCAGGTAGTCAGTTTTGACTGGGTGATCGTTCGTGTTGAAGGATCaggtggtttgtttgtttgtttaacttaATGAACTGTTTTAAATGAACCAACCAGGATCCAATTTTGTTTCCAGAATTCAAACTGAGAGGAATGATTATGGCAGTGAAGCGGATTTGTATGAGCTTGTGTCTAACATCTTGGAAGAGCAGGATAAATCACAGCCATATTGTGCTGAGGGGTGAGTATGCTGCCATGCAAGAACTTCTGGGATTCTTATTGCTGACAAAAACTGCCCTCACTGAGCTCAGTCTGTGTTCTCTTATTCACCTTCACATCTCCTGTTAGCAAGCCCTCCTcctctgcattttcctttcctccccctTAATCTGATCAAGTTTTACTAGTGACAGTACCATGGGAGCTTTTGGTTTTCTGGtatttacagaatttttttattggaagtttttaaataaatctttaagCAGCCTGGAAGGGCCGTATTCAGGTAGATCTCCTTCAGTATCATGACTGAGTTCAGACTTGAggtttctttcttaatttcaaTTCACAGAAGGAATACACAAAAGAGGAAATAGGAGAGTGAGAAGGAAACTGAATTGACACGAGGGAGGAGTTCTATGAAGAATGAGTATTCCTTGATGTTTGTGCAACCTAAGTAGCACTTGCAGATCAAAATGTCAGATTTATTATTCCTATGTTCTAGTGCTGAACTAAATCATTAGATAGCCTGAATCTGAGTATTCTGGTTCTCACAGATAAGGAAGGGAGCCCAGTTCTTGTGGTTCACAAGCCACTCACCCTTTGTCTTCCCCAGACGGTTCTGGTTTTTGTGGATGTGCTGGCTCACGTGGCCAAAGCGAGGCTCTAAACAAAGTCAGTCTTGATCAAAAGAAGGACTTACTAATTCCTTTGCTTTAGATAGTTTAGATTTGacagtgctggaaaacaaaaatccaatctGGGCTGCAATGCATTCCAGCTACAGCTCCACTTTTTCACTTGGTCTGATTACATAATGATTGTTCCATTGTTAATCTATAGTACTTAGTAGAAGGAAAGGACATGCCTGTTTTTAGTGAGTTGATTTAAATGCAGGAAGCAGTGTAAGCCAGTGTAAAATGCAGGTGATTCTGAAGCAATAAGCAGCGTGAGGCACAGAAGTATTTTGTGTAGAGAACTTGGACGTGGCTGTGAAGGGTTACGGGGAGTTTAAGTCGTGATGGTCTTAATCTTCTGCTCTATCACGAATATGGAGATGATGGTAAATCCTTTGGTAGGACTGAGTGAACATTTGGTGCCTGCACACCACCTGCAGCTTAAAGGCAGGGTATGTGTATCAGTTGGTTCAGCAAACCAGAATCAGCTTTTTAGTCGAGTTACAGGAAGATAACAGGTAGAGGTAGGAAGATGGACAGGTGACAATAGTAGATAACATTTAAAGTAAGTGATTCTTTCCACAGTGAAGAGAAATGGTTGGGAGTGAAATGGGTTTTAAGCCTTCATTCCCCATTTGGGAATGGAAGAGCACTGCAGATGGAAGCTAACACTAATGTGTACTTCTTGTTTTTGTCAAGGAGTTGCTCTTCCAGCTTAAAGTCGGTGTGGTCCATGAATGCTACGAGAATCACAGACCACCACTACCTGTTGTCAGAAACTAAAAGACCAGTTACTGCAGCTGTTTCCCAGCAGAGTTTTTATAGTAGTGAATCAACAtctgctgctgaaaaacagtaCTTGCAAAGTGGTAACCTTGCACCACAGCAAAAAGTAGAGGAATGCTATCATGGATTTCCTGCTACAGACGTTGAGGAGCAATGTTTGTGCCCTTCTAGGAACGATCGTGCCAACTGTTGCAACATGCAGGCTAATGAGAATATTAAGACAACACCTGTGTGTCAGAACTATCCATGTGTGAAAAACACCTTCACACCTCCCGCTGCTTATTTGGAAGTAATCAAGGACTCAGGAGGTGATGCTTACTCCTACAGAAGAGAGAATGCATGTCCCAAAGGAGCAGATGCACAGCTGCAACAAAAGCAGGCAGAAACATTCTCACAGTTTCACAGATGCAATGAAAATGCTGATTATGGTAGATATGCTGAATATTCTCATTTTACCAAAGCAAAGCCTACCAAGAGCATCAATTGTAGCTTccaagaaagtaaaaaaatagtAAGTGAAATGACTGAAGCATCATCTCTGGATGTAGAACCCTATTCTAAATTATTTCAATTCAAATCAGGTActcagagaaaaatagaaacGATTCCAGATCAGCAAAACTTTACATTCACCAAGAGTGCAGGACTCCTATCAGAAAAGCAGTTTGCAAATGAGCCTCCATTCTGCAGTGATGTGGGGCAGAAATTTGAGTATGGGCTAAATTCTCTTACAGCCTGTCAGGGGAATAGTGACTGTGCAAATGGTGTGGATAAGCCACAGTTTTCCAAGTCTGATCTTCAGAATCCTGAGTACTGTAAACCACTTCCATTATTACCAAACTCAGCAAACTTGTCAGCAGGTGCCAATGTAAGGCAGGCTTGGATGAACTTTCAAACCAAACCCGCTGTCCCACCTCAGAGTCCAAGCATGGTGAAACTGAATAATCATTTATCTACTTTACAAAAAAATTCCAGTCACCCTAATGATTTCTTACAGTTAGCGTCTTCAAATGTCCCTTTAAATGGTAATTTATCTCACAAGAACTGTCAAgataattctttgtttttttcgAGTCTCGATTTTGGTTATAACGCTTCAGAACGAGCTCAGTCGGCTGCTCTTATGGAAGCACTGGCAaagactggagaagaaaatctgattGAGTTTTTAAGTGACAAGAAATTAATGCAACCAGACAGaggcagctcagctcagcaATTTGGGACCATTGAAAATGTGAACAAGCACTGTTTCCAGTTGAAGCCACAGAGTGAGCATTATGAGCTAGAAGGACAAAAACACTCAGACAGGCTGTTGCAGAACGTGTACCAGGATTCGGTGGAATCTCAGGGTCAGCTCAATCTCAGGCAGGGAAATGGAGGTAATAATGCTGTCAATCACACGACTCACGTGCAGGCATCGAGCTTTGCCAGCAGCTGTGTGATGGGTGACTGGAAGCATAACCATCAGCTTGGTTCAGCTGCAATCCCCTCGAGATCTGCTCGTCCACTGGGCCGTCTGGTTGTGCCTCTGATGGAGTCCTACAACATGTTCTCCAGTGACAGCTTAAATTGCTTCTATCCTTATGTGAATGATTTGATGTGTGATGTACCAGCGCTGGGATGTCAAAAGCAAGTTAAAATGAACAGTGGGACTGCCAGGGAACTCCGTGTTAAACTAGAGGAGTGTTATGAACAGTGCAGAgctttggagaaagaaagaaaggaggtaaaaaatatttcttagtaTTCCATGTCACAGATCTGATCACACTCAAAGGTGAGACCATTAAGAGTTGAAATAATGGGATTTGAGAGAGAAGAGTTTGTTTCCCCATCTATTTGAGACTGAAAACAGTTTGTAGGTTGATGGCCTGATTTGGAGCATAGTGAATGTTGTGCTTACACCAAAATTCAGTGATGTTTTCAGCCTCTGCACTGGGGCCTGGGAAGGGTATATTGTGTGGCtaaaaaacagtaattacaTTGCAGCACAAGGGAAAATGTGTATCTGGAAACTTTCAAAGCAAATCCATTAATTATATTTCAAACTAGGACTAAACTTCAGTCCcttgaagaattaaaataatgccTTCTACTCTATTTCTCTCCTCCTCGCTTCCACTTTGTCTGAAGTTTAAAGCCTAATATctactggaacaggctcctatttttccccaaaaaacaagctgaagaaatataataatatcaaaacacataaaagaaaaagcttcagaCAATTCTGTATGAAGCAGTTTCCAAGTTTAAAGCAATTGCCCTTTTTGTTAATAGCATAAGTGAGTGTCTCAGGATCCCGTTGTTAAGTGTAAAATCTGTCTTGATTTCACCAGTTTAGGTGGTGTGGAGACTCAGAAATGATCTGGAACCACTAGTTGGTGGAGGAACCTTAATCAAACGTTACCAGGAGATAGTGGCAGCTGGCCCTTTGCTTGTTGTCTTTGTGGAAGCTGTTGTGTCAGTCCAGTGGAAGAAATTGAATAGAGATGTAACAAATTTTTGCCAGAGCATTGCCTGACAAAAGCCAGTCATTGCTTTGGATACAGTGGTTGGGGGAGGCAGGGCTCACCTTGAGAAGGGGAGATCGATGTCTGTACGTAGATGTAAAAGGCAAAAGAGGAGGAGTTGAGATGGGAACTAAAGAAAATCAGTTTATCTTGTGATAATTGCTCTATTTGAAGCACTTGGAGTAAACTGGTTGTTAATTTCAAAGAGGTGATTTTCACACCAGCTGGTTAAATCCCAACTTGATTAATTCACACTATCTACTTAAAAAATCCAAAACCCTAAGGGGAAAAAACTATATCTTAAacttcttgctgcttttcttgctgaaatAAAGCACACCTTGAACTGATGTTCTGAAGGAGATGTTCTTTTCGTTTTCCTGCAGACTGAATCAGCTCTTGCTAAGAGTTACCCAGGGAAAAGCATTTCCAGTAATAACAACGCTCCAGTTCCAAGGCTGACATCAAACTCATCAAGAGTTGATCGCTTAATTGTGGATCAGCTACGTGAACAAGCCAGAGTGAGTTGTACAAAGATTGTAAAAATCTGTTGAATTTATTACATAGAGTACAGTAGAAGATACATAAGTTTGTCAGAGCAGCTTTTCTCCAGATAGTTTTGTTCTTCAGGGCTGTGcaggaaatatttcagcagtCCCTGCTGGAATCCTTACAGCTCCAGGTTCACCCCAGGTCTTAGCAGGGAACCTGAGTATCTCGGGCTCACATTTACGAATGTTCATGCCAGGGCAATGTGATTCCTGGTACAGAGGTGTGCAAGCAATGCCAGAAACCAAGCATCTGGTCAAACTGCTTGCACAGCTTTAAGATATCCCTGCATTCTGAGCTGTTCTGTGTTGAGCACCTCTTGTGTCCCTGCTCAGCAGAGAAATGTTCATCACAGCTTTGCACACACTATATTAGAGGAGGCacttggggggggggggaagaaacaAACATATTTATTAATCTTTTTAAGAGATTATGATGCATATTTGCATAACAGAGCTGTATTTGTTGGTGAGGAATGTGTATTTTGTGCAACTTCAGCTTGAATGTCTGCATtgttaatttgctttttaagcTAAACAGGCATAGGCTATAAGACTTGTGCCTTTTGAGCTGTGTGTGGCTCTATGGTGCCACAAATGATGGTGCCAGTGTGCAGCATCGtgctgctttgcaaagcagcagcctgTGCAGAATCCTGCAAGGGAGACCAGAGGGAGGAGGTGAATGCAAGCAGAGCTGATCTGTGCTGCCACAGATAGTGGTGGGCTTGCTTCTGGGGCTGGGAGACCAAAGCCaggctgcctgtgctgcagaaggaagagagatgTGGGCTGAAGAGCAGAGGTGCTGGAACCTGTCCCTGCAGGATGAAAGGCAGATGCTGGTTCTTGGAGGAGCAGACTGAGCTCAGCTCCCAAGGCAGCAGTGCTAAGGCTCACTCTTTCTTACCAGTCTCATACAGGTGAAATAAGCCATGGAGCCACGCTGGCTTACTGCCTGCTGGGATcattctgcagctgcttttcttcctacAGCTGAGTAGAGAGCGTAGTGAAAATGTGTCGATAGGTTGAAGGCTTAGTGTACCAATTTCCAATTACTGTTTCATGAACTTTGGAAGAACAGTGTGAGGGAATTACCTCCTTAATTTCAGATGGCATGCCTGTCCTCATCTTTAAGACCGTGCTTAAAGGAGGACTTAATCTTGTCTAGCTGTGTGAGGAACCAAACTTCAGAATAAAGAACCTCAAATGCTTATTAGACAGCAGCTGAAAAGTAGTTTCAAGGATGCTCAAAAGCACAGTAGGCAGTTGAACCTAGATTTGTAGCATCAAAAAGTGCAGTGACAGCCAAGGAGAAAAACTAGTACGAAGGCTTGAGTGAAAGCTGAACTGGCTGGACGTGGGATGAACTCTTGGTAGCGTAGAGCATCTCATTAAAACCCTCTTGGTGCTCACagacattttttcatttcatttgagaCTCCCATTTACAGTTGCTCTTATTTCCAGAACAAAATGTAGCTGAAGAAGAGACAATGGCTTCCTTCTCTGTGCCACTCAATAGCTATTAAAAGCACTTAAACTAAGATCTACCCTGTACAGACTCTCATCTCCTTTGTGTCTGGTAAATCTCCAGCTCCTTTGTAACTGGAGCACGCCACTGCAGAATGTGCTGAGGCTGGACGTTCAGTCTCACCTGTTAAAGTCTTCCTAAGTAAAACACAATAGTCCCTGATGGACACACCACTGTATGATAAACAGTCATCAAAGCTGGACCTGAAACTTCAGTCCTTATTCACTGGTATGTCCTCCCCCTGAACCACAGGGGAAGCTGctggcttcctgctgctcccactgaGGGATGTGAGTGACTGAGTGAGCCCTGTGGCAGCCAAAAGGGAGGAGGTGGGAAGTTGAGCATTCGAGCCTTTAGTGGTTCTCCTTGGGTTCCAGGGCAGCCCAGCTTTGACTCTTGTGGATTTTGATTTTACATACCTGTTGGTTCTCCCTGGCTTGTTGTAAAGAGGGCAGGCATTGGACTTGCTGCAGTGGGTCCCATTAGGTGTGGTCATGGTACTTGAAAGCCACATCTTGGAGAACCTCATTTCTTCTGTGGGTCTGAATGTCACTGTAGCACCTAACTTAATACAGAAATGGCCTTCCAGGATTATCCATCAACAACTCTAAGATGAGAAATGACTGAGGTTCATCTCACTTCGTTTTACTTGCTTACATAATTCTGCTGTGCCACTCCTTAAAATTTGTCCTTCAGAAGCCACGCGAGTGATTTACAAACCATGTTAGCAACTTTTGTTTCCTCTCCCAGTGACTGATTCCTCAGTTGTTTATGTGAAATTTGCCCTGCTCccttcaatttatttattactattattttttactttattaatGTGGATTGTTACTTTTTGAGTTTActggttgctgctgctgccacagaaACCTGTATAATTTATTAATGCCTGCAGTTTTTTTCCAGGCTTTCACAAGATGAAAGGGGAGGCAGGACTACCCTGTCAGCAGGAGCTTGCTCTTCCTGAATGCTCTGCAAAGCCCAGTATCAAGGAGCAGGCTGCCTTCTGTTGTGTGTGCTACTGCCAAAACGACTGTTTGGCCAGCAGCCTGCTCTGAGGATACTTGAGGTGGGTTGGACAGGTTGTCCTGCCTCACATGCTTCTGTTTCCCAGCCTGTTGTTAGATAAACTgagcatttctccttttcttggGAAAGCCTCCAGTCCTTCTGTTGTAAGGAAGCATCAAGAACTTGCCTTTGCATTGTACTCCCAGCccctatttgtttgtttgttaatttatCAATCACCAGGTTTCCTCATAAGTCACCAAGTGTAGCCACTGTCCAATAAACATTACAATTTGGGAATTCTGTGTCCTGTATCTGCAGACAAGCAGCCAGGTTCTCCAGAGGCCTATGAGCCACAGCTGAGGAATCACTCACCAAAGGAAAATTCTTAGTAGTGTAACTGTAAGGCAAACAAGGCAGCAGAAGTGCAGATTTTCATTtgtctgaagaaaacagtgatttttgaGTGCTTGTGCTTAATATCTATCCTGAAAGCCAGCCTATGGTGCGGTTATAGCAGCTCTTAGCGGTCTAAGCTGCTCTCCCATGCTGATGTTGGCTTtgcacagcagaaggaaatcaCCTGGGTGAAAACTGGGCAGTCTCTGTGGGATTTGTTCACGCCCAGgtagctgcagcagtgctgatggaatgtaAGCAACAGAAACTTTGGTTTAGAATGTTGTCAGGGAAATCACCTGTTATGAAGTTGTCCCAGAGTTGTAATATCCATTGTTAACAGGTAAGCTGGGTGTCTTGGTGTTGTTATTGTGCATTTTGCTATTCTGTGCACAACTGATAttttacagctttgtttttggagaagaaagaattCCAGTTAAGAATTTTAACTACTTCACCTATAACTTTACGAACGgttctcaaaacaaaataatggtTGCAGTTAATCTTTTCTTCCTAATCTGCTAGCTTTTCATGGAAGTGTAGATGAGTACAGCTTGAGCTCTTATAACATGTCAAATGTTCATTAGGTTGTGACTTTACTGGGAAAAATGGAGCGCCTTCGCAGTTCTCCCCTTCATGTCAACATTTCTACTGCTCTTGATAAACATCTGGAGGTGATTCGTGTTGTGCAGACACGTAGAAAATATGAGATTGTAAATGCTTCCCATCGACCAAAGCAAGGAGCTCCCAGGTGCCAAGATGACAGAGGTATTGCTGTGCTGGTGTGCTTAGTAAAGTAGCTGCAGTTCTACATGTATTGCAAGTCTGTGTTAAAATGCCTGAGAGTTTTGATGCCACAGTTTCATTTTGGTTTACAACCAATTATaatctgaagttatttttcagcTCTGAGAGAAGCAGACCATTTTTTCTAGGTGATGAGATGAGTTAAATCAGTTTTGATTGCATTTATTCAATTAACTGTGCAATGTAGCTTGTCATTGGAGATGATTTTAAGCTGTTGCCTCATTCTCTCTGTCCCTTGTAATGCTGTAACCATTACCTCTGTAGCTCTGTCTGTATTTTAACGTTGAACCTGTGAAGTGACCAATGTGTCCTTGAGTTATGAATGCACTTTTTAAGCATTTCTATTGAAGACTgacacgcacacacacaaaaaaaaaatagtgttttgggTGGATATGCAGAGATGTACTGTAGAGAATTGGTTTTATTCTTAATGGTATCCAAAATATGCAGAATGTTCAGCTTAAGCTCTCAGTAGTGCACAGGCAGGATGGCAGgttctttcctctctttgttCCCCAGGTGTGAGTATGAATAAAGCCCTGCCACCTGTGATGCTCTGCTCCGTGGCTTTGTGTTGGAAGCATTGTTACAGTTCTGACACTGCTCTGTTCATTTCCTGCCTCTCTTCCCAAAACTGAGATGGATGATTTTATGCCTTTTGTGTTTCCCGTCATGCAGTTGTACAATTCTCAAGATTACTTCAAAAGATACACTCTAACAATTTTCCTTCTCACttcttcagttgtttttgtttatcttGAAGGTGATGTGACAGTTTTGGTCTTTAAGCCCATGAAAATAATTGGCATTGGCTTTAGTGCTACACCTTAACCAGGTCAGTGAGCTCTTTGGAACTGAGTAGGCAAGAAAACAAGTAGCTGTCTGTCATGGTTTTCAGACCTGTTCCCTGACCCAGCTGCTCtagggagagaagaggagatgGCCTTGCACAACGGGATCTGATAATTGAACCAGACAGTGCTCTCTGTCTGCCTCTCCTCTGCCACGCTGGCTGGCTGTGAGATGTGTCAGCCTGTTGTAGCAACTGGTGAGACATTCAAATGTTAGAATACTCAACTTAgcaacttcctttgctgtgtgtTTGGGAGAGCTTTGAGGAAAATGCCTCAAACTGCATCTCCTCTCTTTGCCAGACCTTCCTTGTTAGTGTGTGAGCTTTGTTCTGTTTGAGGAAGGGTCTCCCTCAGCCCTACCTTGTTCCCACAGCACCTTTATATTCCATCTGATTGACTATCTTACAAAGCAGAATCTGACTGTTGTGTCCTGTGTTCTAGGAGGTCTGATTTAAACAAAACCGTGGCCTCATCTTCTCCTTGCTAACTCTCTTTTGTTTGGACACAGATTTGCTTTGTTGGGTAGCAGGTAGATCTGGGCTGCCCCATGTCTTATGCAACGTGAGTCTGAAAGATTCTGCTACTACACACAAGAGTTGCGGAACTGTGCATGAAGTCTGGCAGTTGTTTGTAAATGGTTTTGACCAGCTAACAAAGGAAGTTCTGCGAGAAATCATGATGATGAGAGGAAGGTTTTTCCTGAGTGCCATCTGCCACCTAGATCAATGGTCAGGGCTTTCAGTGCATCACTCCAAGCCTTTTGTAACCATACCTCTGTTGCCTGAGATTCGATGTTCAGGATCTCTCAAAATAATCTAGATGTTACAGATGATCTTTTGAGGACAAAAAAGACCTCTTTAATGCCTGCAGCTCTTGGATACTGCATCCAAAGACTTTAAAACAACTCCTCCTTATTTTGGTGAGGTTTTCTCTTCTTACCTGGTAGTGACCAAATACCAGCTGTATCTTTCTGCTTTGAGATGTGCCACTTTGAGTGAGTGTCACTTGTTTCTTAGATTCTTCTAGATGGTTGAGGTGATACCACTTCTGTGGGCTATTCTTTCACAAAGCTTGATGTGAGAAGCAATCTTGAATGCTCAAAGGAGGCAGTTCTATCCTCCACTTCTGCATTCTGCCCTTGGTTTCTCCAGAGTTATCATTACAAATATTACCTTGAACAATTCTTTGGATAGTTGATATTTGTGTTGCACGAATGGATTTACTCCTTTATTCTTCCTGGTTACATAAATCAGCTTTCTCTGTCACTCCTTCCATTGGCTTAGCAGTGGTAACTGTAAGAGGAATCAGTGCTCACTGtttctgcagaaggaaagaatgaggtCTCAGGAAGGTTTTGCAGAAATCAGCCATTGAGTGAGAGCCAAGAGTGAGAGACAAGCTGGCCAAGAGGGAAATGATGAGGGGATGAAGTTAGGCCTTGaaattctgtccttctgtcccaCTGTCCTAGAGCAGTGAAGCCAAGGCTGCTGGTTGAAAGTAGGTGCCAGCTTTGTGCAGTGAAAGGAAACTGCAGTCATGCTTCCTGAGCCTGAGTGCCTGGGGAAGCAGGTCTTAAGTCAGTGCCTTCCACTTCTTCCAGTCCCCATGGAAGTGTTTAGCAGGGGAAGCAAGTACACATGCCCTTTCTGTGCAGTCCAACAGGTAATGTAGAGTTAACCTGGAATAAAACAAAGTTCTGACTGAAAATTCTGGTGCCTAGAAGAGAGTATTAAATGTTTCCTCACGGAGGCTGGAATTGAAATCCAGTAATTATCCACATATTTATTGATTGTTGTATGCACTGAGCTGTTGAATCAGTGTACCACTGTACCACTCTGCCTCTCTTTACTTTGAAATGGTGGGTTTTGTCACGTTTTTGCAGAACGTGGTCTGCACACTCTAATAAAATGTGCTGAATGAGCTACTCCTTCACCTCCTCTGCCAGAATAATTTCTTAGGCAAGA from Meleagris gallopavo isolate NT-WF06-2002-E0010 breed Aviagen turkey brand Nicholas breeding stock chromosome 29, Turkey_5.1, whole genome shotgun sequence carries:
- the MEIOC gene encoding meiosis-specific coiled-coil domain-containing protein MEIOC isoform X1, with amino-acid sequence MEPKVVCRGGSCCWSSAEAGSRLADVFSSVMAESGSHGCYKPQNEENVDPPQTYSSSLSTPEYSAPVDSSLLYTPWSVCGDDSKQPAAPQLNVKSRIQTERNDYGSEADLYELVSNILEEQDKSQPYCAEGSCSSSLKSVWSMNATRITDHHYLLSETKRPVTAAVSQQSFYSSESTSAAEKQYLQSGNLAPQQKVEECYHGFPATDVEEQCLCPSRNDRANCCNMQANENIKTTPVCQNYPCVKNTFTPPAAYLEVIKDSGGDAYSYRRENACPKGADAQLQQKQAETFSQFHRCNENADYGRYAEYSHFTKAKPTKSINCSFQESKKIVSEMTEASSLDVEPYSKLFQFKSGTQRKIETIPDQQNFTFTKSAGLLSEKQFANEPPFCSDVGQKFEYGLNSLTACQGNSDCANGVDKPQFSKSDLQNPEYCKPLPLLPNSANLSAGANVRQAWMNFQTKPAVPPQSPSMVKLNNHLSTLQKNSSHPNDFLQLASSNVPLNGNLSHKNCQDNSLFFSSLDFGYNASERAQSAALMEALAKTGEENLIEFLSDKKLMQPDRGSSAQQFGTIENVNKHCFQLKPQSEHYELEGQKHSDRLLQNVYQDSVESQGQLNLRQGNGGNNAVNHTTHVQASSFASSCVMGDWKHNHQLGSAAIPSRSARPLGRLVVPLMESYNMFSSDSLNCFYPYVNDLMCDVPALGCQKQVKMNSGTARELRVKLEECYEQCRALEKERKETESALAKSYPGKSISSNNNAPVPRLTSNSSRVDRLIVDQLREQARVVTLLGKMERLRSSPLHVNISTALDKHLEVIRVVQTRRKYEIVNASHRPKQGAPRCQDDRDVLALAVAINEMSAATRHVRTSLWCALQVSLPKPAARQLLTAKALRERARPEEKRTKM